The following proteins are co-located in the Pyrobaculum calidifontis JCM 11548 genome:
- the cas6 gene encoding CRISPR-associated endoribonuclease Cas6: MAYVVRVVLAAREGFSLGGFTGTVVESLVLRLTDPSLHGAGPKPFSVTPLFVGGRPVVDLAVVGPGDLLEFRVGFAGEGLARGFVERLLGGGVELFGRRVEVAEVEMRDVWLDPLPEARCFKLEFLTPTRFAVPPLYKRRRALFDFLPRPLTLFKSAVRHGRELGLLKLGAPFLRWVYTYVALTDVGCWCRRRGSCVRTVKLPNGGVARGFVGWALYRIYGKRRLADVWKTIRLMEAFNVGTGRGMGLGVVRATPLPCPGETAKDGGQR, encoded by the coding sequence GTGGCGTATGTGGTGCGGGTGGTGTTGGCGGCTCGGGAGGGGTTCTCGCTGGGGGGGTTCACGGGGACTGTGGTGGAGTCGCTGGTGCTTAGGCTGACTGACCCCTCTCTCCACGGCGCGGGGCCGAAGCCCTTCTCCGTGACGCCGCTCTTCGTCGGGGGGAGGCCGGTGGTGGACTTGGCTGTGGTGGGGCCGGGGGACCTCTTGGAGTTTCGGGTGGGCTTCGCGGGTGAGGGGCTGGCGAGGGGGTTTGTGGAGCGGCTCCTGGGGGGTGGGGTGGAGCTCTTTGGGCGGAGGGTGGAGGTGGCTGAGGTGGAGATGCGGGACGTGTGGCTGGACCCCCTCCCCGAGGCGAGGTGCTTTAAGCTGGAGTTCCTCACCCCGACGAGGTTCGCCGTGCCGCCGCTTTACAAGAGGAGGCGGGCCCTCTTCGACTTCCTTCCCCGCCCCCTGACCCTCTTCAAGTCCGCGGTGAGGCACGGGAGGGAGCTCGGCCTGTTGAAGCTCGGCGCGCCCTTCCTCCGCTGGGTCTACACCTACGTCGCCCTCACCGACGTGGGGTGCTGGTGCAGGAGGCGCGGCTCCTGCGTGAGGACAGTGAAGCTTCCAAACGGCGGCGTCGCCAGGGGCTTCGTGGGGTGGGCCCTCTACCGCATCTACGGCAAGAGGCGCCTCGCCGACGTGTGGAAGACCATCCGCCTAATGGAGGCCTTCAACGTGGGCACAGGCCGCGGCATGGGCCTAGGCGTAGTCCGCGCCACCCCCCTCCCCTGCCCCGGCGAAACAGCCAAAGACGGCGGCCAGCGGTAG